Within Acidobacteriota bacterium, the genomic segment GCAAGGAGAACAATCTCTTCTTCGAGGTCGGCAACGCCGTGCTCACCTCGAGGGTGCTCGAAGGGACGTTTCCGAACTTCGAAAAAGTGATCCCGGTGGGAAACGACAAGATTGTGGAGTTCGATCGAAAAGAACTGGCCACCGCGTTGAACCGGGTGAGCCTGCTGGCGAACGAGCGATCACGAGCGGTCCGGCTGGCGGTGAAGGACGGCGCGGCCGAGTTCTCGTCGAAGAACCCCGAGATGGGGGAGGCCTCCGAGGCAGTCGAGGTCGCGTTCAAGGGGGATCCGATCGAGATCGGCTTCAACGCGAAGTATCTCGTCGATTTCCTCGCGATCGTCGACACCGACAGGGTGCAGATAGAACTCAAGGACGACGTCACCCAGGGGGTCCTGAGACCTGCCGGTGAAGAGTCCAGGAACTACACGTACGTCGTCATGCCCATGAGGCTTTAGGCGGTAGGGGACGATGAGCGAACGGAACGAGACCCCCCGCACGGTGCGGAGCGGAGTCTACGACGCCTCGCAGATCCAGGTTCTCGAGGGGTTGGAGCCCGTCCGCAAGCGCCCGGCCATGTACATCGGCTCGACGGGGGAGGGGGGCCTTCACCACCTCGTCTATGAGGTCGTCGACAACAGCGTCGACGAGGCGCTGGGCGGGCACTGCGACCACATCGAGGTCGTGATCCACTTCGACAACAGCGTGACCGTCACCGACAACGGCCGCGGAATCCCCGTCGACGAGCACGCGACGGAGAAGCGGCCGGCCGCCGAAGTCGTGCTCACGACGCTGCACGCCGGCGGCAAGTTCGACAACGAGAGCTACAAGGTCTCCGGAGGCCTTCACGGCGTGGGCGTCTCCGTCGTGAACGCGCTGTCCGAATCGCTCGATCTCGAGATCTGGCGCGACGGCAAGGTCTACCAGCAGTCCTACTCGAAGGGGATCCCGACGACGCCCCTCACGCAGGTGGGGACGACGCAGCGGCGCGGAACCAAGGTGACGTTCCACCCGGACGCGACCATCTTCGAGACGACGACCTTCTCCTCCGACATCCTCTCGCAGCGCCTTCGCGAGCTGGCGTTCCTGAACCCCGGCCTCAAGATCGAATTCCGCGACGATCGCAAGGACCACACCTCGACATTTCACTACGCCGACGGGGTCCGCGACTTCATCCGGCACCTCAACCGCACGAAGACGGCCCTTCACCCCGAGCCGATCTACATCAAGGGCGAGAGGGACTCAGTCGAAGTCGAGGTCTCCCTGCAGTACAACGACACGTACAACGACAACATCTTCTCCTTCGCGAACAGCGTCAATACGGTGGAGGGGGGGACGCACCTCACAGGGTTCCGTTCGGCGCTCACGCGAACGATCAACGCCTACGCGACGAAGAACAACCTGACGAAAGATCTCAAGGACATCTCCCTCACCGGCGAGGACGTGCGCGAGGGGCTCAGCGCCGTCGTCTCGGTCAAGCTTCCGAACCCGCAGTTCGAGGGGCAGACGAAGACGAAGCTCGGCAACACCGAGGTGAAGGGGCTCGTCGAGGGAATCGTCAACGATCGCCTCGCGGTCTTTTTCGAGGAGACGCCTCTTGTCGCCCGCCGCATCGTCGCGAAATCGTCCGAGGCCGCGCGGGCCCGGGAGGCGGCGCGGAAGGCCCGTGATGCAACGCGGCGCAAGGGGGTCCTCGACGCGACCTCTCTCCCCGGCAAGCTCGCCGACTGCCAGGAGCGAGACCCCGCCCACTCCGAGCTCTTCCTGGTCGAGGGAGAGTCGGCCGGCGGGTCGGCGAAGCAAGGGAGGGATCGGCGGATCCAGGCGATCCTGCCGCTCAAGGGAAAGATCCTCAACGTCGAGAAGGCCCGGTTCGACAAGATGCTCAATCACGAGGAGCTGGGGACCCTCATCACCGCGCTGGGGACCGGCGTGCGCGGGCTCGAGGACTACGATCTCTCGCGCCTCCGCTACCACAAGATCTTCCTGATGAGCGACGCCGACGTGGACGGCGCGCACATCCGGACGCTGCTCCTCACATTCTTCTTCCGTCAGCTCCCGGAGCTGATCGAGCGCGGCCATCTCTACATCGCGCAGCCGCCGCTGTACAAGGTCAAGAAGGGGAAGAACGAGATCTA encodes:
- the gyrB gene encoding DNA topoisomerase (ATP-hydrolyzing) subunit B, producing MSERNETPRTVRSGVYDASQIQVLEGLEPVRKRPAMYIGSTGEGGLHHLVYEVVDNSVDEALGGHCDHIEVVIHFDNSVTVTDNGRGIPVDEHATEKRPAAEVVLTTLHAGGKFDNESYKVSGGLHGVGVSVVNALSESLDLEIWRDGKVYQQSYSKGIPTTPLTQVGTTQRRGTKVTFHPDATIFETTTFSSDILSQRLRELAFLNPGLKIEFRDDRKDHTSTFHYADGVRDFIRHLNRTKTALHPEPIYIKGERDSVEVEVSLQYNDTYNDNIFSFANSVNTVEGGTHLTGFRSALTRTINAYATKNNLTKDLKDISLTGEDVREGLSAVVSVKLPNPQFEGQTKTKLGNTEVKGLVEGIVNDRLAVFFEETPLVARRIVAKSSEAARAREAARKARDATRRKGVLDATSLPGKLADCQERDPAHSELFLVEGESAGGSAKQGRDRRIQAILPLKGKILNVEKARFDKMLNHEELGTLITALGTGVRGLEDYDLSRLRYHKIFLMSDADVDGAHIRTLLLTFFFRQLPELIERGHLYIAQPPLYKVKKGKNEIYLSTEAEMEHFILEKVTEERKLTTPAGKVYQGPALMAALERLTEMRRLMTVMKKRGYDVEILDTLLREGVWQRSFFADREQVEVLTAALLEKGRVVAPITHDEEHSLYAFSVASKVLGHADAKISWDGLVGTVEYRRLYQAHRDTGDMNSGPLLLANNGDETSLPDKEALLDHIMEAGREGVTIQRYKGLGEMNPEQLWETTMNPETRRALQVRIEDAEAANDIFSVLMGEQVEPRREFIEKYALDVRNLDI